From a single Apium graveolens cultivar Ventura chromosome 2, ASM990537v1, whole genome shotgun sequence genomic region:
- the LOC141706215 gene encoding membrane-associated kinase regulator 5-like — protein sequence MLRFKKSSSLDKAELNRITSMATPKREQSFKSKRDKSEDSSSNKYLKLIKQASKIKIFDQAVSANSPGDSDKQKGNSSAVFRQVVKSLMKSKSSVRTVPVPVCRRDDSALQQQDGIQSAILHCKRSYSSSSSSSSSFSTISQECTGFSRCASESSHQKASSNHQNVSSAEPKEKSSR from the exons ATGCTACGGTTTAAGAAATCGTCGAGTTTAGACAAAGCTGAGCTGAATCGCATCACTTCCATGGCTACTCCCAAGAGAGAACAGAGTTTTAAGAGTAAGAGAGATAAATCGGAAGATTCGTCATCAAATAAGTATTTGAAGTTGATAAAACAAGCTTCGAAAATTAAAATTTTCGATCAAGCAGTTTCTGCGAATTCTCCAGGGGATAGTGACAAACAAAAAGGCAATAGTTCGGCGGTGTTTAGACAAGTTGTTAAAAGTTTGATGAAGAGCAAATCGTCGGTGCGAACAGTGCCAGTGCCTGTGTGCCGGAGAGATGACTCGGCCTTGCAACAACAGGATGGTATTCAAAGCGCGATTCTTCATTGCAAGAGATCATATAGTTCATCTTCATCGTCCTCATCGTCTTTTTCAACAATTTCACAAG AATGTACAGGATTTTCAAGATGTGCAAGTGAATCTTCTCATCAAAAGGCATCAAGTAATCATCAAAATGTATCTTCTGCCGAGCCCAAGGAGAAATCAAGTAGGTGA